In Bacillus sp. KH172YL63, one genomic interval encodes:
- a CDS encoding beta-ketoacyl synthase N-terminal-like domain-containing protein yields MDSIVVTGYGIKAPGAMSKEEFYRVLEKGICTHSLLEGRGKNRTNIIAGVVGDDFESIKGRNYVHYPRSARLAMAAADDAVLMADLVCPSHRVAIIMGTSAGAILEIEHYSSVALDLKKYPIHGISLVDTHTLSAAVAQHIGTKGPAYTIMTGCTAGLDAVLLGKMMLESGQVDACIVGGTDAPLGQWSINGFTKTRSIRSNVEPHQTGVPFSDEHRGFVLSEGAGILVMERERTAVQAGKTIYGRIQNEEQEMKENR; encoded by the coding sequence TTGGACAGCATAGTTGTAACAGGTTATGGGATCAAAGCTCCAGGTGCGATGAGCAAGGAAGAGTTTTATAGAGTGTTAGAGAAGGGGATATGCACCCATTCGCTTCTTGAAGGAAGAGGTAAGAATCGGACGAATATCATTGCAGGGGTGGTCGGGGACGACTTTGAATCGATCAAAGGAAGGAATTATGTGCACTATCCCCGGTCGGCAAGGCTTGCAATGGCCGCTGCGGATGATGCCGTTTTGATGGCAGATCTTGTTTGTCCGTCACACCGTGTCGCAATCATTATGGGAACATCAGCAGGAGCGATTCTTGAAATCGAGCACTATTCATCTGTTGCCCTCGACTTGAAAAAGTACCCGATACACGGCATTTCCCTTGTTGATACACACACGCTCTCAGCGGCTGTGGCACAGCATATCGGTACGAAAGGTCCCGCCTATACCATTATGACTGGCTGTACAGCAGGTCTCGATGCCGTATTGCTGGGGAAAATGATGTTGGAATCAGGTCAGGTGGACGCATGCATTGTCGGCGGAACCGATGCTCCCCTCGGCCAGTGGAGCATAAATGGATTTACGAAAACAAGAAGCATCAGGTCGAATGTCGAACCCCATCAGACGGGTGTCCCTTTTTCAGATGAGCATCGAGGGTTTGTGCTCTCAGAAGGAGCGGGCATCTTGGTAATGGAAAGGGAGCGCACCGCTGTACAGGCTGGGAAAACGATTTATGGTAGAATTCAAAATGAGGAACAAGAAATGAAGGAAAACCGATGA
- a CDS encoding MupG family TIM beta-alpha barrel fold protein, with protein sequence MIGISVYLSDEGAEERILRASSAGIKCAFTSLHIPEESGMDAGRVGRLFSLFKREGIEVFADISKHTLPLLGLGRFEELKEWGVSSVRLDDDFTAGEVLALSRHFRIAVNASTVGEAELREWLDSGMKPGDMIAWHNFYPKPVTGLDQAYFLEQQDRFKSLGIPIYAFIPGDGEKRGPLYKGLPTLEDHRDQSPYISAVQLSRKGVTGVFVGDPGCSPELLRKLVEFDRDGVVELSYEGEADIEGEYRLRPDPGRDTVRLLNTRVVDSVTPSNTTARPTGAITRDNDLYGRYKGEMGIIRTDLKSDPAVNVVGRICEMDRALIEWLVPAQEIRFVERDGP encoded by the coding sequence ATGATCGGCATCTCGGTCTATTTGTCTGATGAAGGAGCCGAGGAGCGAATTCTCCGGGCTTCTTCAGCCGGTATCAAATGTGCCTTCACGTCCCTTCACATCCCTGAAGAGTCAGGGATGGATGCAGGTCGAGTCGGGCGGCTGTTCTCCCTTTTTAAAAGGGAAGGAATTGAGGTGTTCGCAGATATCTCGAAGCATACCCTTCCGCTGTTGGGGTTGGGACGATTTGAAGAATTGAAAGAATGGGGTGTCTCGTCGGTCAGATTGGATGATGATTTCACGGCCGGTGAGGTGTTGGCGCTCTCGCGGCATTTCCGGATCGCCGTAAATGCAAGCACCGTCGGGGAGGCTGAACTCAGGGAGTGGCTTGATAGTGGAATGAAACCCGGTGACATGATTGCCTGGCATAACTTCTACCCAAAGCCAGTGACCGGGTTGGATCAAGCGTATTTTCTCGAGCAACAGGACCGGTTCAAATCGTTGGGTATCCCGATTTATGCGTTTATCCCAGGTGACGGGGAGAAAAGAGGCCCCCTGTATAAAGGACTGCCCACATTGGAGGATCACCGTGATCAAAGTCCTTATATAAGTGCAGTGCAGCTGAGCCGGAAGGGCGTGACAGGCGTATTCGTCGGCGATCCCGGTTGTTCACCGGAGCTCTTGCGGAAGCTTGTGGAATTCGACAGGGATGGAGTCGTCGAGCTTTCCTATGAAGGGGAGGCTGATATCGAGGGAGAGTACCGTTTGAGACCGGATCCTGGCCGGGACACTGTCCGTCTATTGAACACAAGGGTGGTGGACAGCGTGACCCCCTCCAATACAACAGCAAGGCCAACAGGTGCCATCACCCGGGACAACGATCTCTATGGCCGGTATAAAGGAGAAATGGGGATCATCCGGACCGATTTAAAGAGCGATCCTGCCGTGAACGTCGTTGGAAGGATTTGTGAAATGGACCGTGCGCTGATTGAGTGGCTGGTGCCGGCGCAGGAGATCCGGTTTGTGGAGAGGGACGGACCTTGA
- a CDS encoding PTS transporter subunit EIIC, translated as MTNQELARILLEKFGGALNIASYENCMTRLRVKVYDDSAVQKDEMKEVEGVLGFVEDETYQVILGPGKVNRVTEEFGKLLSGADLDLKARAAGQKAELKKKNATPFKLLLRRVANIFIPLIPALIASGLITGFTKFFVQAGWLSGESQLVMMLSIIGSGLFGYLGILVGMNAAKEFGGSAALGGLAGILIINPAIGEVALFGENLLPGRGGLIGVLIAAIFIAFVERNVRKVIPQAIDIIVTPTIALLVTGLLTYTVFMPVGGFISDIITSGLLSLIDMGGIVAGFVLGATFLPLVVTGLHQGLTPVHLELINSIGDDPLLPILAMGGAGQVGAAFAIFMKTKKKKLKRAIGGALPAGMLGIGEPLIFGVTLPLGRPFLTACLGAGFGGAFQAYFDVATFAIGVSGLPLIFLVNAGEILYYTLGLLIAYAAGFVITYLFGFKDEMASEFE; from the coding sequence ATGACGAATCAAGAGTTGGCAAGGATCCTTTTAGAGAAGTTCGGCGGTGCTCTCAATATCGCAAGCTATGAAAATTGCATGACGAGATTGAGAGTGAAGGTGTATGACGATAGTGCGGTGCAGAAAGACGAGATGAAGGAAGTAGAAGGCGTATTGGGATTTGTGGAGGATGAAACGTACCAGGTGATCCTTGGTCCAGGGAAGGTCAACCGGGTGACGGAGGAATTCGGGAAGCTGTTATCGGGAGCGGACCTTGATTTGAAGGCACGGGCGGCTGGGCAGAAAGCCGAGCTGAAGAAAAAGAACGCAACGCCATTTAAGCTTCTGCTAAGACGGGTTGCGAATATTTTCATTCCCCTGATTCCAGCCTTGATTGCGTCAGGGTTGATTACCGGCTTCACCAAGTTCTTCGTCCAGGCAGGCTGGCTAAGCGGCGAATCACAGCTTGTCATGATGCTTTCCATCATTGGGAGCGGATTGTTCGGGTACCTTGGCATCCTCGTCGGGATGAATGCAGCGAAGGAATTCGGCGGGTCTGCCGCTCTTGGCGGTCTTGCCGGGATCTTGATCATCAACCCGGCGATCGGGGAAGTGGCACTGTTTGGTGAAAATCTGCTCCCTGGCCGGGGCGGGTTGATCGGTGTCCTGATTGCCGCCATTTTCATTGCTTTTGTTGAAAGAAATGTCCGGAAAGTGATTCCACAAGCGATTGATATCATCGTGACGCCAACCATTGCACTGCTTGTGACCGGGTTATTGACGTACACCGTATTCATGCCTGTCGGTGGATTCATTTCAGATATCATCACGAGCGGCCTCCTGTCCCTGATTGATATGGGTGGAATCGTGGCCGGATTCGTTCTTGGTGCGACATTCCTTCCCCTTGTTGTCACAGGCCTCCATCAAGGCTTGACCCCTGTCCATCTTGAGCTTATCAATTCGATTGGGGATGATCCGCTCCTGCCGATCCTTGCCATGGGCGGAGCAGGTCAGGTGGGAGCGGCTTTTGCCATCTTCATGAAAACGAAAAAGAAAAAGCTGAAGCGAGCGATCGGCGGTGCCCTGCCGGCGGGGATGCTTGGAATCGGCGAGCCGCTCATCTTCGGTGTCACACTGCCGCTCGGACGGCCATTTTTGACCGCCTGCCTTGGTGCCGGGTTCGGCGGCGCTTTCCAGGCGTACTTCGATGTGGCAACGTTCGCGATTGGGGTGTCCGGATTGCCGTTGATCTTCCTCGTGAACGCAGGAGAAATCCTTTATTATACGCTTGGTCTGTTGATCGCCTATGCTGCCGGGTTTGTCATCACATATCTGTTCGGGTTCAAGGATGAAATGGCGAGTGAGTTCGAATGA
- the murQ gene encoding N-acetylmuramic acid 6-phosphate etherase, producing the protein MNDNVYELSTEKVNEKTVEIDTADTGEILRMMNEEDQKVATAVKAVIPEVEKAVDAVVKSIDAGGRLIYMGAGTSGRLGVLDAVECPPTFSVDSEVVVGLMAGGEKAFVKAVEGAEDDEGLGAADLKGISLTDKDTVVGIAASGRTPYVIGGLRFAKEAGAATVALSCNRGAKISDEAEIAIEVDAGPEALTGSTRLKAGTAQKMILNMISTASMIKLGKAYGNLMVDVNVSNYKLEQRAIGIICSVTGADKETAAATLKEAQHEVKASIVMITLGCGYGEAKSRLEDANGYVRLAIEK; encoded by the coding sequence ATGAATGATAATGTTTACGAGCTGTCGACGGAAAAGGTGAATGAAAAGACGGTGGAAATTGATACGGCGGATACCGGAGAGATCCTCCGCATGATGAACGAAGAGGATCAGAAGGTGGCGACGGCTGTGAAGGCAGTGATCCCTGAAGTGGAGAAAGCGGTCGACGCGGTGGTGAAGTCGATTGATGCCGGCGGAAGGCTGATCTATATGGGGGCAGGCACGAGCGGGAGGCTCGGGGTCCTTGACGCGGTCGAGTGTCCGCCCACATTCAGTGTGGACAGTGAAGTGGTTGTCGGCTTGATGGCCGGCGGGGAGAAGGCATTCGTGAAGGCAGTCGAAGGCGCGGAGGATGACGAAGGGTTGGGTGCTGCCGATCTGAAGGGCATCTCACTTACGGACAAGGACACTGTAGTGGGGATCGCGGCGAGCGGTCGCACCCCTTATGTCATCGGAGGGCTGCGATTTGCCAAAGAAGCGGGGGCTGCGACTGTTGCCCTGTCATGCAACCGGGGGGCGAAGATTTCTGATGAAGCGGAGATTGCGATCGAAGTGGATGCAGGTCCGGAAGCACTGACCGGGTCCACGCGGCTTAAAGCTGGGACCGCTCAAAAGATGATCCTGAACATGATCTCGACCGCATCCATGATCAAGCTTGGGAAGGCGTATGGCAACCTGATGGTCGATGTGAATGTGAGCAACTATAAGCTTGAACAGCGGGCCATCGGGATCATCTGCTCCGTCACAGGGGCCGATAAGGAAACGGCCGCGGCCACCCTGAAAGAAGCACAGCATGAGGTGAAGGCTTCCATCGTGATGATTACGCTTGGCTGTGGATACGGGGAAGCAAAAAGCCGTTTAGAGGACGCAAATGGGTACGTCAGGCTGGCAATCGAGAAATAA
- a CDS encoding competence protein ComK — MFGLKDLEVLVTCRTVAVGPAYDGIHQSIVYDYSGRKWYSKRSVMDILDSSCMIYRSTYDGRIKAVRHAFDYFRKTPLMLCPQQFIYAIPTVAPTQYDCIWLFCQHIESSSSSEDKTYVHFTNGERMEINCSQKVFTKQRERAAAAMNHFSTIPNLSHQKRHDTALFFPGFQSGIMDTTEIGEDTFFDH, encoded by the coding sequence GTGTTTGGTTTGAAAGATTTAGAAGTGCTGGTGACGTGCAGGACGGTGGCGGTCGGGCCTGCTTATGACGGGATTCATCAATCGATTGTGTATGATTATTCTGGCCGGAAGTGGTACAGCAAGAGGTCGGTGATGGATATATTGGATTCGTCCTGTATGATCTACAGATCCACGTATGACGGAAGGATCAAGGCTGTCCGGCATGCGTTCGACTACTTTAGGAAAACACCTCTTATGCTCTGTCCGCAACAATTCATCTATGCGATACCCACTGTGGCCCCAACCCAATATGATTGCATCTGGCTTTTCTGTCAGCATATCGAATCATCTTCCAGCTCAGAAGACAAAACCTACGTACATTTTACAAATGGAGAAAGAATGGAAATCAACTGTTCCCAGAAAGTGTTCACCAAACAAAGAGAACGGGCTGCAGCGGCCATGAATCACTTCTCCACCATCCCGAACCTCTCACACCAGAAGCGTCACGACACAGCTCTTTTTTTTCCCGGATTTCAATCCGGCATCATGGACACAACCGAAATCGGAGAGGACACATTCTTCGACCATTAA
- a CDS encoding cell wall-binding repeat-containing protein: MKKRIRSLVALVFVFSLIFSQFSVLEAKAEESGIPEDESVLTIGAAVEGEFDMNEHIKWFKIDPSEREISDYTHLRIKLQSEVELNVTVYSSLENAIENRAFDRYMNYSYYNEPAIIDFPVSWVGPYYIKVESYGMMEEEYMDSEEEYDDYTIPFLIGYDGVTLPPSDEVIAEECPAELSTKERENGKGILRDLRTIRENVLAKTENGKELSSLYYKSAPFISSKMVFSKDLRNSVYNDLVQLKGLFADVAANGSSSSYKITKEDQRAINDLYESALASTPDFLQEKIEEEGKSIGVHNLTNLTVSSILAKGGLSPVKAASNRIIVKLKDKKNVATIQGKAASLGVESVSPLKIKDSFFSNMYVMEVENQENTMTAASLRTTVKGIEDLPEVEFAETVQQYEALSSDAQFPYQWSLQNNGDNGGTADADIQYEELQELLKDQSLSETVIAVVDTGVDYSLADLSSRVLKDEGYNFVGRNADAMDDHGHGTHVSGIIAAESNNHYSMAGINPFAKILPVKVLDASGSGDTEQIAYGIKYAVDHGAKVINLSLGGSYSRVIEYALKYAHDHGVTVVAATGNDGMEELSYPGSSKYVVAVGATNNLDIVSDYSNYGNGIDLVAPGTDIPSLVPDGNVTYMSGTSMAAPHVAAVAGLILSQDGELTPAQVERVLTRTAVDISFDEEDNPGTGYYYEDEYPYPAELVFPGYDTVSGWGRLDAFGAVTGMDQANIGTERIFGSDRYQTAVEISRKGWEQSDVAVIATGRNYPDALSATPLAYHHSAPLLLTDTTTLTQTVKDELKRLKVKKVILVGGKSVISPNVEKELKELKVKTVNRISGSDRYDTSVKIAEQLGFTDRAVVATGESFADALSIAPIAASLEMPILLTKKSGTPESVSNFIEESMFEQFYVVGGESAIPDMVAEELMYYERLSGADRYETNSMIIQYFASELNMSTPFIATGKNYPDALAGSALAAANGNPVVLTHPKEVQFTTLDTLAAFAPVTEKYYILGGEKAISNSVIESLVE; this comes from the coding sequence GAAAACCGGGCCTTTGATCGTTATATGAACTATTCATATTACAATGAACCGGCGATCATCGACTTCCCTGTTTCGTGGGTCGGTCCTTATTATATTAAGGTTGAATCATACGGAATGATGGAAGAAGAATATATGGATTCCGAGGAAGAATACGATGACTACACCATCCCATTTTTAATCGGTTACGATGGGGTGACTTTACCTCCATCTGATGAAGTCATTGCAGAGGAATGTCCAGCTGAGTTAAGTACGAAAGAAAGAGAAAATGGGAAAGGGATATTGAGAGATTTAAGGACAATCCGTGAGAACGTTTTGGCAAAAACGGAAAACGGGAAAGAGTTATCCTCTCTTTATTATAAATCAGCTCCATTTATCAGTTCTAAAATGGTGTTCAGTAAAGATCTTCGTAATAGTGTTTACAACGACCTCGTTCAATTGAAGGGCTTGTTTGCAGATGTAGCAGCAAACGGCAGTTCAAGTTCTTATAAAATCACCAAAGAGGATCAACGTGCGATTAACGATTTATATGAGAGTGCGCTTGCCTCCACCCCTGACTTTCTTCAAGAGAAAATTGAGGAAGAGGGGAAAAGTATCGGGGTTCATAATCTGACGAATTTAACTGTATCGTCTATTTTAGCAAAAGGTGGACTTTCTCCGGTGAAAGCGGCCAGTAACCGGATCATCGTGAAATTAAAGGATAAAAAGAATGTAGCAACCATTCAAGGAAAGGCCGCTTCATTGGGTGTCGAATCGGTTTCTCCATTGAAAATCAAGGATTCTTTTTTCTCCAATATGTATGTAATGGAAGTGGAGAATCAGGAAAACACGATGACAGCCGCTTCTTTAAGAACGACTGTAAAAGGCATTGAGGACCTCCCGGAGGTAGAATTCGCTGAAACTGTCCAACAGTATGAAGCACTTTCTTCAGATGCCCAATTCCCGTATCAATGGTCTCTTCAAAATAACGGAGATAATGGAGGGACTGCAGATGCTGATATTCAATATGAAGAACTTCAAGAACTTCTCAAGGATCAATCGCTAAGTGAAACTGTCATAGCGGTAGTCGACACGGGTGTTGACTATTCCCTTGCAGATTTAAGCAGCCGGGTATTAAAGGATGAAGGATATAACTTCGTCGGCAGGAATGCGGATGCAATGGATGATCATGGACACGGAACCCATGTGTCGGGAATCATTGCTGCCGAATCCAATAATCACTATTCGATGGCGGGGATTAATCCTTTCGCAAAGATCCTTCCAGTGAAAGTCCTTGATGCATCCGGCAGTGGAGATACAGAACAAATTGCATATGGAATAAAATATGCAGTTGATCATGGGGCCAAAGTCATCAACTTGAGCCTTGGCGGATCATACAGCCGTGTCATTGAATATGCGCTGAAATACGCTCATGATCATGGCGTGACAGTGGTCGCAGCTACTGGAAATGATGGGATGGAAGAACTCTCATACCCTGGCTCTTCAAAGTATGTTGTTGCGGTTGGAGCAACAAATAATCTGGATATTGTTTCCGATTATTCGAACTATGGGAATGGTATTGATCTTGTAGCTCCTGGAACGGATATTCCAAGTCTCGTTCCAGACGGGAATGTCACGTACATGAGCGGGACGTCCATGGCGGCTCCTCATGTTGCTGCGGTTGCAGGACTGATTCTTTCACAGGATGGTGAACTGACACCTGCTCAAGTTGAAAGGGTGTTAACAAGAACAGCGGTAGATATTTCATTCGATGAAGAGGATAATCCAGGCACTGGTTATTATTATGAGGATGAATATCCTTACCCTGCAGAATTGGTTTTCCCTGGTTATGATACGGTATCAGGATGGGGCAGATTAGACGCCTTCGGAGCGGTTACCGGAATGGATCAGGCAAATATCGGAACAGAAAGAATCTTTGGAAGCGATCGTTATCAAACCGCTGTGGAGATTTCCCGTAAAGGCTGGGAGCAGTCAGATGTAGCGGTGATTGCGACAGGGCGCAACTATCCTGACGCTTTAAGCGCGACGCCTCTTGCTTATCATCACAGTGCGCCATTGTTGTTGACTGATACGACAACCCTTACTCAAACAGTAAAGGATGAATTGAAACGCCTAAAAGTGAAGAAGGTCATCCTGGTTGGAGGTAAATCGGTCATTTCCCCAAATGTAGAAAAAGAATTGAAAGAACTGAAGGTCAAAACGGTTAACAGAATCAGTGGTTCAGATCGTTATGATACTTCTGTGAAAATCGCAGAGCAATTAGGCTTTACCGATCGGGCCGTAGTAGCAACAGGAGAAAGTTTTGCAGATGCCCTTTCCATTGCACCGATTGCCGCTTCGTTAGAAATGCCGATTTTACTGACTAAAAAGAGTGGCACTCCGGAGTCAGTGAGTAACTTTATAGAAGAAAGCATGTTTGAGCAGTTCTATGTGGTTGGGGGAGAATCAGCCATTCCTGATATGGTTGCTGAAGAGCTGATGTATTATGAGCGTTTAAGCGGAGCCGACCGCTACGAAACGAACAGCATGATCATTCAATATTTTGCATCAGAACTCAACATGTCGACGCCATTCATCGCAACAGGCAAGAATTATCCTGATGCCCTTGCAGGATCTGCACTTGCCGCTGCCAATGGCAACCCGGTAGTATTGACACACCCGAAAGAAGTACAATTTACAACACTGGATACGCTTGCTGCTTTTGCACCTGTAACAGAGAAGTACTATATTCTTGGCGGTGAAAAAGCAATCTCAAATTCAGTCATTGAATCTTTAGTAGAATAA